In a single window of the Paenibacillus sp. MMS20-IR301 genome:
- a CDS encoding thioredoxin domain-containing protein, whose product MTTHKSPNRLANEKSPYLLQHAHNPVDWYPWGEEAFAKARSENKPIFLSVGYSTCHWCHVMNHESFEDNEVAELLNNHYVAIKVDREERPDIDALYMSVCQALTGSGGWPLTVLLTPEKKPFYAGTYFPKRQMFGRIGLMDVLEQIHTKWEQDGGALNKLGDDLLAELQSLDRKNAHSPGAADSGIPGEELLHEAYELYRRQFDEEYGGFGNAPKFPSPHNLSFLLAYSQMYDQPQALAMVEKTLKAMYQGGVYDHVGFGFARYSTDREWLVPHFEKMLYDNALLANVYLEAFQITGISLYADIAEQIFTYVARDMTSPEGAFYSAEDADSEGVEGKFYVFSRDQVEEALGLEDMHSYCHVYGITPEGNFEGLNIPNLLQGLPEEVAERMGMNPLALRTRVEEWREKLFQYREQRIHPSKDDKVLTSWNGLMIAALAKGAKALQKPGYAKAAARAADFIWDKLRREDGRLLARYRDGEAAIPAYVDDYAFLIWGLTELYEATGQAVYLERALLLKDGLLELFHDPDGGGFFFTGHDGEELPIRPKELYDGALPSGNAVAAKLLWKLSVIAQDVELKGIAERTAAVLASAAAGYPPGYAMYLQAHLGMLSGGREWVLSGKKEDPALHGMLAQVQQAYLPDAAVLVNWQEDGGAPLQKLLPHLADKPALSGQATAYECRNFACRAPVTNAEAVRELLAAGLREV is encoded by the coding sequence GTGACAACTCACAAGTCACCCAATAGATTAGCCAACGAAAAATCGCCCTATTTACTACAACATGCTCACAACCCCGTGGATTGGTATCCATGGGGAGAAGAGGCTTTTGCCAAAGCCAGGTCAGAAAACAAGCCGATCTTCCTTTCAGTCGGCTATTCGACTTGCCATTGGTGTCACGTAATGAATCACGAATCCTTCGAAGACAACGAAGTCGCAGAGCTCCTTAACAATCACTACGTAGCGATCAAAGTCGACCGCGAAGAGCGGCCGGACATAGATGCGCTGTATATGTCGGTGTGTCAGGCGCTGACGGGGAGCGGGGGATGGCCGCTGACGGTGCTGCTGACGCCGGAGAAGAAGCCGTTCTATGCGGGAACGTATTTCCCGAAGCGGCAGATGTTCGGCCGGATCGGGCTGATGGATGTGCTGGAGCAGATCCATACGAAGTGGGAGCAGGACGGCGGGGCGCTCAATAAGCTGGGCGACGACCTGCTCGCGGAGCTGCAGAGTCTTGACCGGAAGAATGCGCACAGCCCGGGCGCTGCGGACAGTGGCATTCCTGGTGAAGAGCTGCTGCATGAAGCGTATGAGCTGTACCGCCGCCAGTTCGATGAGGAATACGGCGGGTTCGGCAATGCGCCGAAGTTCCCTTCGCCGCATAATTTGTCCTTCCTGCTGGCGTACAGCCAGATGTATGACCAGCCGCAGGCGCTCGCGATGGTCGAGAAGACGCTGAAGGCGATGTATCAGGGCGGCGTGTACGACCATGTGGGCTTCGGGTTCGCACGGTATTCGACGGACCGGGAATGGCTGGTGCCGCATTTTGAGAAAATGCTCTACGATAACGCGCTGCTCGCGAACGTCTATCTGGAAGCCTTCCAGATTACCGGGATCTCGCTGTATGCGGACATTGCGGAGCAGATCTTTACGTATGTCGCCCGTGATATGACCTCGCCGGAAGGAGCATTCTACTCTGCTGAAGATGCCGATTCGGAAGGGGTGGAAGGCAAATTCTATGTATTCTCACGCGATCAGGTTGAGGAAGCGCTGGGGCTGGAGGATATGCATTCGTACTGCCATGTGTACGGAATCACACCGGAAGGCAACTTCGAAGGGCTGAACATTCCTAATCTGCTGCAAGGATTACCGGAAGAGGTGGCGGAGCGCATGGGCATGAATCCGCTGGCGCTGCGGACAAGAGTGGAGGAATGGCGGGAGAAGCTGTTCCAGTACCGGGAGCAGCGGATTCACCCGTCCAAGGATGATAAGGTGCTTACCTCCTGGAACGGGCTGATGATTGCGGCACTGGCGAAGGGAGCAAAAGCTCTGCAAAAGCCCGGATATGCCAAAGCCGCCGCCCGTGCTGCGGACTTCATCTGGGACAAGCTGCGGCGTGAAGATGGCCGGCTTCTGGCCCGTTACCGTGACGGGGAGGCGGCGATCCCTGCCTATGTGGACGACTATGCCTTCCTGATCTGGGGGCTGACGGAGCTATATGAAGCAACCGGTCAAGCGGTCTATCTGGAGCGTGCTTTGCTGCTCAAAGACGGGCTGCTGGAGCTGTTCCATGATCCGGATGGCGGCGGGTTCTTCTTCACAGGCCATGACGGCGAGGAGCTGCCGATCCGTCCGAAGGAGCTGTATGACGGCGCCCTTCCCTCCGGCAATGCGGTGGCCGCGAAGCTGCTCTGGAAGCTGTCTGTGATTGCCCAGGATGTGGAGCTGAAAGGCATTGCCGAGCGGACTGCTGCGGTGCTGGCTTCTGCGGCGGCAGGGTATCCTCCCGGTTATGCGATGTATCTGCAGGCGCATCTGGGAATGCTCTCAGGCGGCAGGGAATGGGTACTCTCCGGCAAAAAAGAAGATCCGGCGCTGCACGGTATGCTCGCCCAGGTCCAGCAGGCTTATCTGCCGGATGCGGCTGTGCTCGTGAACTGGCAGGAGGATGGCGGAGCTCCGCTGCAGAAGCTGCTGCCTCATCTTGCAGATAAACCGGCGCTCAGCGGACAGGCTACAGCCTATGAGTGCCGGAATTTCGCCTGCCGGGCACCGGTTACGAATGCGGAGGCGGTCAGGGAGCTGCTGGCTGCCGGGCTGCGTGAAGTATAA
- a CDS encoding PaaX family transcriptional regulator C-terminal domain-containing protein, translating to MLSVEKTMLFLLSKVEQMGAQQFVEIYEHRGYTSTYIRNSLSRLKKEGYITSPSRSWYQVTAAGLAYIKAINGKPARYQEQWDHTWDVVMLEVPEAERKKRDLFRTALGQLGYGLLYNSVYISPWNYQTEVAVQIQKLELEGRVSILQGRFLEGSITPQRAQTIWELSKIAGLYKSKALWLQQEFIPAMQKALQAKQPLLLFLLYLQMGEELSGLFMADPYLPDELLPEHWTGKAITLEMSGYMQTLAQAVPPDSDYAPFIK from the coding sequence GTGCTGTCCGTTGAGAAAACCATGCTGTTCCTCTTATCCAAGGTAGAGCAGATGGGCGCCCAGCAGTTTGTTGAAATCTATGAGCATCGGGGGTACACCTCCACCTATATACGTAACTCCCTGTCCCGGTTGAAAAAAGAAGGCTATATCACCTCCCCGTCACGTTCATGGTATCAGGTCACGGCCGCAGGTCTCGCTTACATTAAAGCGATCAACGGCAAGCCCGCCCGTTACCAGGAGCAGTGGGACCATACCTGGGATGTCGTCATGCTTGAGGTTCCTGAAGCGGAACGCAAGAAGCGGGATCTGTTCCGCACGGCGCTCGGGCAGCTTGGCTATGGGCTTTTATATAACAGTGTGTACATTTCTCCCTGGAACTATCAGACTGAGGTAGCCGTGCAGATTCAGAAGCTGGAGCTGGAAGGACGGGTATCCATCCTCCAAGGCCGGTTTCTGGAGGGCTCGATTACGCCGCAGAGAGCCCAAACGATCTGGGAGTTGAGCAAGATTGCAGGGCTGTATAAGTCAAAAGCGCTCTGGCTGCAGCAGGAGTTCATCCCGGCCATGCAGAAAGCGCTTCAGGCGAAGCAGCCGCTCCTGCTGTTCCTGCTCTACCTGCAAATGGGGGAGGAATTAAGCGGGCTGTTCATGGCCGACCCGTACCTGCCGGATGAGCTGCTGCCGGAGCATTGGACCGGGAAAGCAATTACCCTCGAAATGAGCGGATATATGCAGACACTGGCCCAGGCGGTTCCGCCGGATTCCGATTACGCCCCTTTTATTAAGTAA
- a CDS encoding metal-dependent hydrolase, with translation MKIIYHGHSCVQIETNGKSLIIDPFISGNPAAVTKVEDIKTDAVLLTHAHTDHILDAAPIAISNNVPVVATVELASYIGWKGAQTIGMNIGGTVDLGFAKATMIHAFHTSGITLDDEQQIIYGGMPAGFIIEAEGRTVLHAGDTGLFSDLKMFGELYEIDLAILPIGGHFTMGPEHALIAAKWLGAKQVLPIHFNTFPPIRQDAGAFVQKLEDAGIRGAALEYGEALEL, from the coding sequence ATGAAAATCATTTATCACGGCCATTCCTGTGTGCAAATTGAGACGAACGGCAAATCGCTGATCATCGATCCGTTCATTAGCGGCAACCCGGCGGCTGTCACGAAGGTTGAAGATATTAAGACGGACGCGGTGCTGCTTACGCATGCCCATACCGATCATATTCTGGATGCTGCACCGATTGCGATAAGCAACAATGTTCCTGTGGTTGCCACGGTAGAGCTGGCATCTTATATCGGGTGGAAGGGTGCGCAGACCATCGGGATGAACATTGGCGGGACGGTCGATCTGGGCTTCGCCAAAGCAACGATGATCCATGCATTCCATACCAGCGGCATCACTTTGGACGATGAGCAGCAGATCATATACGGCGGTATGCCTGCCGGATTCATTATCGAAGCCGAAGGCCGTACGGTGCTGCATGCCGGAGACACGGGACTATTCAGTGACCTGAAGATGTTCGGGGAGCTGTATGAGATTGACCTGGCTATCCTGCCGATTGGCGGACATTTCACGATGGGGCCTGAGCACGCGCTGATTGCGGCCAAGTGGCTGGGTGCCAAGCAGGTGCTGCCAATTCACTTCAATACGTTCCCGCCGATCCGCCAGGATGCAGGGGCTTTCGTTCAGAAGCTGGAAGATGCGGGCATCCGCGGTGCGGCGCTTGAGTATGGAGAGGCGCTGGAGCTGTAG
- a CDS encoding alpha/beta hydrolase — translation MEHWIRAEANVKIYVNDLNPSGSRTILFLHGWPANHQMFEYQYNQLVPLGYRCIGMDMRGFGRSDKPEGGYDYNRLADDIRCVIGALGLKDITLCGHSTGGAVAIRYMARHNGYGVSKLALFAAAAPSLIQRPGFPYGQTREAIEQIIQATGQDRPKMLHDFGEIFFYHKVSEPFSDWFFQLGLEAASWATVAVSKAWLAEQLFDDLPQICVPALILHGIHDQVCYFPLAEAQHQGIRGSVLIPFENSGHGLFYDERERFNRELANFAK, via the coding sequence ATGGAACACTGGATTAGAGCTGAAGCCAATGTGAAAATTTATGTGAATGATCTGAATCCGTCCGGCAGCCGCACGATTCTGTTCCTCCACGGCTGGCCGGCCAATCACCAGATGTTTGAGTACCAGTACAATCAGCTTGTGCCGCTGGGATACCGATGTATCGGGATGGATATGCGGGGCTTCGGCCGGTCGGATAAACCAGAAGGCGGATATGACTACAACCGGCTCGCCGATGATATCCGCTGTGTAATCGGTGCGTTGGGGTTAAAAGATATTACACTGTGCGGACATTCTACCGGCGGAGCCGTAGCTATCCGCTACATGGCCCGCCATAACGGATATGGTGTATCGAAGCTTGCGCTATTCGCTGCAGCCGCCCCCAGTCTGATTCAGCGGCCGGGCTTCCCCTACGGACAGACCAGAGAAGCGATCGAGCAGATCATTCAGGCAACCGGCCAGGACCGGCCCAAGATGCTGCATGATTTCGGTGAAATCTTCTTTTACCACAAAGTGTCAGAGCCATTCTCCGACTGGTTCTTCCAGTTAGGGCTTGAAGCAGCCAGCTGGGCCACAGTCGCCGTATCCAAAGCCTGGCTCGCCGAGCAGCTATTCGATGATCTCCCGCAAATCTGTGTTCCCGCGCTCATCCTTCACGGAATTCATGATCAGGTGTGTTACTTCCCGCTGGCCGAGGCGCAGCATCAGGGGATACGGGGTTCGGTGCTGATTCCCTTCGAGAACAGCGGCCACGGCTTGTTCTATGACGAACGTGAGCGGTTCAACCGCGAGCTGGCTAACTTCGCCAAGTGA
- a CDS encoding aminoglycoside phosphotransferase family protein yields the protein MSNVLSGICWKGQSARWEELLPVASTAVITPMKGGLEAEVYRITLPEAELVLKIWNRESRPDISMQYRMLEQLHLRGLAVSQPWGWGVDELNHKVLLTSFDGVPVATVDSSFLLEMADILLDIHKLPAGVCSVMNVPVYDFTDYFFFEIAGHPEIRMLARELADQAGVTRQHLIHADYHPGNILEAEGKYTVIDWTNVQLGDPRYDIAWSIILIRIYISGRYADGYQRRFLEQSGYTPAELELFEALACLRWLQLHRSTGIPVERNTIRNVRSIIGRNAFLPEGLL from the coding sequence ATGAGCAATGTACTGAGCGGGATCTGCTGGAAGGGGCAGTCGGCCAGGTGGGAGGAATTATTGCCTGTGGCTTCTACTGCGGTTATCACCCCGATGAAGGGGGGATTGGAAGCCGAGGTGTACAGAATTACTCTGCCCGAAGCGGAGCTGGTCCTCAAAATCTGGAACCGGGAGTCAAGGCCTGATATATCCATGCAATACCGGATGCTGGAGCAGCTGCACCTCCGGGGACTGGCGGTATCACAGCCATGGGGCTGGGGCGTGGATGAGCTGAACCATAAGGTGCTGCTGACAAGCTTTGACGGTGTTCCTGTGGCGACAGTGGACTCCAGTTTTCTGTTAGAGATGGCGGATATACTGCTCGATATACATAAGCTGCCGGCCGGTGTTTGTAGTGTCATGAATGTGCCTGTGTATGATTTCACCGATTATTTCTTCTTTGAAATTGCAGGTCATCCGGAGATCAGGATGCTGGCACGGGAGCTGGCGGATCAGGCGGGAGTTACCCGGCAGCATCTCATTCATGCGGACTACCACCCCGGCAACATTCTTGAGGCCGAGGGGAAATATACGGTTATCGACTGGACCAATGTACAGCTGGGTGATCCGCGGTATGATATCGCCTGGTCCATTATTCTGATCCGGATCTATATCAGCGGGCGTTATGCCGATGGTTATCAGCGAAGATTCTTGGAGCAAAGCGGCTATACGCCGGCAGAGCTGGAGCTGTTCGAAGCCCTGGCCTGCCTGCGCTGGCTGCAGCTTCACCGGAGCACAGGAATTCCGGTAGAGCGCAATACGATACGAAATGTGCGGAGTATTATTGGAAGAAATGCTTTTTTGCCGGAAGGGCTGCTCTGA
- a CDS encoding DegV family protein: MPIKIITDSGSDLPPEYVKQYDISIVHLPVHFGHELMPEDTDAKTFYARMHESKELPTTASPSPQAFLDSFKQVEAGTDILVICMSSNISSTYQTATIAKEMYEEEGHPNTIEVIDSKFFSGGLTLIVALAAKWSLTAANLAELKDKVMHKITETNAYFTLDTLENVIKGGRLSRISGAVASVLNIKLLLKISEEGTVEVVEKTRGLPKALTNLLAKLDQKQYDYEQAVIAIVHSNCEKLALEIKERILEKHPFKEVLLSTMGPVMGTYAGQGGIGVAF, from the coding sequence ATGCCCATCAAGATTATAACCGATAGCGGTTCAGATTTACCCCCTGAATATGTTAAACAATATGATATTTCAATTGTGCATTTGCCGGTGCATTTCGGCCATGAGCTGATGCCTGAGGATACGGATGCGAAGACTTTTTATGCGCGGATGCATGAATCGAAGGAGCTGCCGACTACGGCAAGCCCGAGCCCGCAGGCTTTCCTGGACAGCTTCAAGCAAGTGGAAGCAGGCACTGACATTCTGGTCATCTGCATGTCCTCCAATATCAGCAGTACTTATCAGACCGCGACGATCGCGAAGGAAATGTATGAGGAAGAAGGACATCCTAATACAATTGAAGTTATAGATTCCAAATTTTTCTCCGGCGGCTTGACCCTGATTGTGGCACTGGCGGCGAAATGGTCGCTGACTGCTGCAAATCTTGCCGAGCTGAAGGATAAAGTTATGCATAAGATTACAGAAACCAATGCCTACTTTACGCTGGATACACTTGAGAACGTAATCAAGGGCGGACGGCTGAGCCGGATCTCCGGTGCTGTGGCTTCCGTGCTGAATATTAAGCTGCTGCTCAAAATCAGCGAAGAGGGCACCGTTGAAGTAGTAGAGAAGACCCGGGGCCTGCCGAAGGCACTGACGAATCTGCTGGCCAAGCTGGATCAGAAGCAGTATGACTATGAGCAGGCTGTCATCGCTATCGTACATAGCAATTGTGAGAAGCTTGCACTGGAGATCAAGGAACGGATTCTGGAGAAGCATCCCTTCAAGGAGGTTCTGCTGTCCACAATGGGACCTGTCATGGGCACCTATGCCGGCCAGGGCGGAATCGGGGTAGCTTTCTAG
- a CDS encoding YxcD family protein, translating to MGTTVLSMDEIINAVCLHMAQRKAVRVEEVQVELSWDEDTGYTAEVWIQGRSQFLVESNLIEAILQYMHSEYGIRAYREDVRLELDEEITAVVTA from the coding sequence ATGGGTACCACCGTTCTCAGCATGGATGAGATCATTAATGCGGTCTGCCTGCATATGGCGCAGCGCAAAGCTGTCCGGGTTGAAGAGGTCCAGGTCGAGCTCAGCTGGGATGAAGACACCGGTTATACCGCAGAGGTCTGGATCCAGGGCCGCAGCCAGTTTCTGGTGGAATCCAACCTGATTGAAGCCATTCTGCAGTACATGCACAGCGAATACGGCATCCGCGCTTACCGTGAAGATGTGCGTCTCGAGCTGGATGAAGAGATTACTGCAGTTGTTACCGCCTAG
- a CDS encoding carbonic anhydrase: MSQITKIMEFNKHFVEEKEYEAYLTSRFPDKKMLIITCMDTRLVELLPKAMNFKNGDVKIIKNAGAVISQPFGSVMRSVMVALYELDADEVIVVGHYECGMASLNADRMINSIKERGVSEEVLSTLENSGIKLTKWLRGFDNVEEGVIQTVELIKRHPLLPPNVPIHGMIIDPATGALELVSDGYAEHKATL; encoded by the coding sequence ATGAGTCAGATTACTAAAATTATGGAATTTAACAAGCATTTTGTTGAGGAAAAAGAATATGAAGCCTATCTGACCAGCCGCTTCCCGGATAAAAAAATGCTGATTATCACCTGCATGGACACCCGGCTGGTTGAGCTTCTGCCCAAAGCAATGAATTTCAAGAACGGTGATGTCAAAATTATCAAAAATGCCGGTGCCGTCATTTCCCAGCCGTTCGGGAGCGTAATGCGCAGCGTAATGGTTGCCCTGTATGAGCTGGATGCAGATGAAGTCATTGTTGTCGGGCATTATGAATGCGGTATGGCTTCCCTGAATGCTGACCGGATGATTAATTCCATCAAAGAACGCGGCGTGTCAGAGGAAGTACTGTCAACGCTGGAGAATTCGGGAATTAAGCTGACCAAATGGCTGCGCGGGTTTGACAATGTGGAGGAAGGGGTAATTCAGACTGTGGAGCTGATCAAGCGCCATCCCTTACTCCCCCCAAACGTACCTATTCACGGCATGATCATTGATCCGGCCACCGGAGCGCTTGAGCTTGTCTCGGATGGATACGCGGAGCATAAGGCAACTCTCTGA
- a CDS encoding carboxypeptidase M32, with amino-acid sequence MEQRVKDEWDKFKELLSKIRGYYEAIGLLGWDLRTGAPRKGVETRSATLGMLSAEAFKLQVSEEIGKFTEYFSKPEVMSQLSDNENKIVKDTRKEYQRSKSIPSKRFEEYSVLAAHAQTIWEEAKDHNDFASFEPYLTRIVEFKKEFIGYWGAESSAYDTLLDMYEPDLTVEKVDAIFSRLRSRLVPLAEAISASPNKPDTEFLSQIFPKEQQEKFGLFLLGQMGYDFEAGRLDESVHPFATGLNPGDVRITTNYLLDNVTSSIFSSLHEGGHALYEQNFGADIIGSPLAQGASMGIHESQSRLWENMIGRSRAFWQRYYGDLQQHFPEQLANVEVEDFYRAINSVGNSFIRIEADELTYNLHIIIRYEIEKLIFNEGLEVKDLPKTWNAKYQEYLGITPPTDALGVLQDVHWSGGDFGYFASYSLGNMYAAQMLNTLRKELPEFDELIAAGNLLPIKEWLTDKIYRYGQSLTPSQIIEQVTGEPLNPDYLADYLEAKYTDLYKL; translated from the coding sequence ATGGAACAACGGGTCAAAGACGAGTGGGACAAGTTTAAGGAGCTATTATCTAAAATCAGAGGCTATTATGAAGCAATCGGACTTCTGGGCTGGGATCTGCGGACAGGTGCACCGCGTAAAGGGGTGGAGACCCGTTCAGCTACACTCGGCATGCTGAGTGCAGAAGCGTTCAAGCTGCAGGTGTCGGAGGAAATCGGGAAATTCACAGAGTACTTCAGCAAGCCGGAAGTGATGAGTCAGCTCTCAGATAATGAGAACAAGATTGTCAAGGATACACGTAAGGAATATCAGCGCAGCAAAAGCATTCCCTCCAAAAGATTCGAGGAATACTCTGTCCTGGCGGCCCACGCGCAGACAATCTGGGAAGAAGCCAAGGATCATAATGATTTTGCTTCCTTTGAGCCTTATCTGACCCGGATTGTCGAGTTCAAAAAAGAGTTCATCGGTTACTGGGGCGCAGAAAGCTCGGCGTATGATACGCTGCTAGATATGTATGAACCGGATCTCACGGTGGAGAAAGTAGACGCCATCTTCAGCCGTCTGCGCAGCCGTCTCGTTCCGCTGGCTGAAGCGATCAGTGCATCGCCGAATAAGCCGGATACAGAATTCCTGAGCCAGATCTTCCCTAAGGAGCAGCAGGAGAAGTTTGGCCTCTTCCTGCTTGGGCAGATGGGTTATGATTTTGAAGCAGGGCGTCTGGATGAGAGTGTCCACCCGTTCGCCACCGGCCTGAATCCCGGCGATGTACGTATTACGACCAACTACCTGCTGGATAATGTGACCAGCTCCATCTTCAGCTCGCTGCATGAGGGCGGACATGCCCTGTACGAGCAAAATTTCGGTGCAGACATTATCGGTAGTCCGCTGGCTCAAGGAGCGTCCATGGGGATTCATGAATCCCAGTCCAGACTGTGGGAGAATATGATCGGCCGCAGCCGGGCCTTCTGGCAGCGTTATTACGGTGATCTGCAGCAGCATTTCCCGGAACAGCTTGCTAATGTAGAGGTGGAGGATTTCTACCGGGCGATTAACAGTGTCGGCAATTCGTTCATCCGGATCGAAGCGGATGAGCTGACATATAACCTGCACATCATCATCCGTTACGAGATTGAGAAGCTGATCTTCAATGAAGGGCTGGAAGTGAAGGACCTCCCGAAGACCTGGAATGCGAAATATCAGGAATATCTCGGGATCACCCCTCCAACGGATGCGCTTGGCGTGCTGCAGGATGTTCACTGGTCGGGCGGAGACTTTGGCTATTTCGCCTCCTATTCACTAGGCAACATGTACGCTGCCCAAATGCTGAATACGCTGCGTAAAGAGCTGCCGGAGTTCGATGAGCTGATTGCTGCAGGCAATCTGCTGCCGATCAAGGAATGGCTCACGGACAAAATCTACCGCTACGGCCAGAGCCTGACCCCTTCACAGATTATCGAGCAGGTTACAGGCGAGCCGCTGAATCCGGATTATCTGGCTGATTATCTGGAAGCGAAGTACACGGATCTGTACAAGCTGTAA
- a CDS encoding hemolysin III family protein yields MANTHTYSRKEEVANAITHGIGAVLSVAALVLLIVFAAQSGTAWHVVSFSIYGATMLLLYINSTLVHSLREGKAKDFFEFMDHSSIYLFIAGTYTPFMLVAIRGPLGWTLFGIAWGVAVFGVFFKAFFVKRFLFMSTIFYIAMGWMIVIAWGPLTEAVASGGILLLVLGGVTYTLGTVFYVWRGFPYHHAIWHLFVLAGTILHFFVVLLYITPIQ; encoded by the coding sequence ATGGCAAATACTCACACATACAGCCGCAAGGAAGAAGTCGCTAATGCGATTACACATGGAATCGGTGCAGTCTTAAGTGTTGCTGCGCTGGTTCTGCTGATTGTATTCGCTGCTCAGAGCGGCACGGCCTGGCATGTTGTCAGCTTCTCCATTTATGGGGCAACCATGCTGCTGCTGTATATTAATTCAACCCTGGTGCATAGTCTCAGGGAAGGCAAGGCGAAGGATTTCTTCGAATTTATGGATCACTCCTCGATTTACTTGTTCATCGCCGGGACGTACACACCGTTTATGCTGGTGGCGATCCGCGGGCCGCTGGGCTGGACCCTGTTTGGCATCGCTTGGGGAGTAGCGGTGTTTGGTGTCTTTTTCAAAGCTTTTTTCGTCAAAAGATTCCTCTTCATGTCGACCATATTTTACATCGCCATGGGCTGGATGATTGTAATCGCCTGGGGGCCGCTTACGGAGGCGGTGGCCAGCGGCGGAATATTGCTGCTGGTTCTTGGCGGAGTAACGTATACGCTGGGCACGGTTTTTTATGTGTGGCGGGGCTTCCCGTACCATCATGCCATCTGGCATTTATTCGTTCTGGCAGGGACAATACTGCATTTCTTCGTTGTATTGTTATACATTACTCCGATCCAGTAA
- a CDS encoding putative DNA-binding protein: protein MSQENRLEKTNRINLLFAFYERLLTDKQQTFLKYYFHDDFSLGEIAAEFDISRQAVYEHIKRAEQVLENYEEKLGLLAKHEERTRYLEELRRLPENGMLPEQDKLRFTELVDRLQRLE, encoded by the coding sequence ATGAGTCAGGAGAATAGGCTCGAGAAGACGAACCGGATTAACCTGTTATTCGCGTTCTATGAGCGGCTGCTTACTGACAAGCAGCAGACTTTTCTCAAATATTATTTCCATGATGATTTCTCTCTGGGAGAGATTGCAGCGGAATTTGACATCAGCCGACAGGCCGTGTATGAACATATTAAGCGGGCAGAGCAGGTTCTTGAGAATTATGAAGAGAAGCTGGGACTGCTGGCCAAACATGAAGAACGTACAAGATATCTAGAAGAACTGCGCAGACTGCCGGAGAATGGGATGCTGCCTGAGCAAGATAAGTTGCGGTTCACAGAGCTTGTGGATCGATTGCAGAGGTTAGAGTAG